A window of Acidimicrobiales bacterium contains these coding sequences:
- the dapF gene encoding diaminopimelate epimerase, translating into MHLTKHHGLGNDFLVLLDLEGTRPIDAEMARALCDRRRGVGADGLIRVTSGADGADVVMELRNSDGSEAEMSGNGIRCLGQAVARARGVTELDLLVATDGGSRRLAVIPGADDRTVSVEVDMGEVREGPARDPDAPAPSPAPLEAVTLDLGNPHLVLLVDDPWAVAIETEGPALEAHHPQGINVEWVAPVAGRPDTIGLRVWERGAGVTEACGTGACAAAHAANRWGLVGKRVTVEMPGGAVEVVLAGDGATLVGPATYVATIEVPWP; encoded by the coding sequence ATGCACCTGACGAAGCACCACGGCCTCGGGAACGACTTCCTGGTGCTCCTCGACCTCGAGGGCACCCGGCCCATCGACGCCGAGATGGCCCGCGCCCTGTGCGACCGCCGACGCGGGGTGGGCGCCGACGGGCTCATCCGGGTGACCTCCGGTGCTGACGGCGCCGACGTCGTCATGGAGCTGCGCAACAGCGACGGCAGCGAGGCCGAGATGAGCGGCAACGGCATCCGCTGCCTCGGCCAGGCGGTTGCCCGGGCGCGCGGGGTCACCGAGCTCGACCTGCTGGTCGCCACCGACGGCGGGTCCCGCCGCCTTGCGGTCATCCCCGGCGCCGACGACCGCACCGTGTCGGTCGAGGTCGACATGGGCGAGGTCCGGGAGGGCCCCGCCCGCGACCCGGACGCCCCGGCCCCGTCGCCTGCCCCGCTCGAGGCCGTCACCCTCGACCTGGGCAACCCGCACCTGGTGCTCCTCGTCGACGACCCCTGGGCGGTGGCCATCGAGACCGAGGGCCCGGCGCTCGAGGCGCACCACCCGCAGGGCATCAACGTCGAGTGGGTCGCCCCCGTGGCAGGACGCCCCGACACCATCGGGCTGCGGGTGTGGGAGCGGGGGGCCGGCGTGACCGAGGCCTGCGGCACGGGGGCGTGCGCTGCCGCCCACGCCGCCAACCGGTGGGGGCTGGTGGGCAAGCGCGTCACCGTGGAGATGCCGGGCGGCGCCGTCGAGGTGGTCCTGGCCGGCGACGGTGCCACCCTGGTCGGCCCGGCCACCTACGTCGCCACCATCGAGGTCCCGTGGCCCTGA